A single region of the Candidatus Zixiibacteriota bacterium genome encodes:
- the gltA gene encoding NADPH-dependent glutamate synthase: MTEPQPKKKLDLNRREMPKQHHDVRKYNFSEVALGYTPETAIEEALRCLQCKKPLCVGKCPVEIDIPGFIKAVAAGDFLSGIKKMKEKNLLPAVCGRVCPQEEQCESTCVLIKKGGQIAIGRLERFVADWEATQKEPEIPDIPAPTGKKVAVVGGGPAGLTVAGDLVKLGHKITIFEALHMLGGVLTYGIPEFRLPKVIVNREVDYLQKLGVELVPDFVVGKTKTMDSLLKEYDAVFVGSGAGLPWFMDIPGENLNGVYSANEYLTRMNLMKGFLFPAYNTPVKKHRRVAVVGGGNVAMDCARTALRLGAESRIIYRRSRQEMPARLEEIENAEEEGVIFDYLTLPIRYIGDSNGWVRQMEFLRMELGEPDASGRRSPIPIKGSETIVEVDAVVCAIGNSPNPLIAAATPALQVGKKGNIVADEATGKTSMDRVWAGGDVVTGAATVILAMGAGRKAARSMHEYLSSI; the protein is encoded by the coding sequence ATGACCGAACCGCAACCAAAAAAGAAGCTGGATTTGAATAGACGGGAAATGCCCAAGCAGCACCACGATGTACGCAAGTACAATTTCAGCGAGGTGGCGCTGGGATACACGCCCGAGACCGCGATCGAGGAGGCCCTACGCTGTCTGCAGTGCAAGAAACCGCTCTGTGTCGGAAAATGCCCGGTCGAAATTGATATCCCGGGATTCATCAAAGCGGTCGCCGCCGGTGATTTTCTCTCCGGGATAAAGAAAATGAAAGAGAAAAATCTTCTTCCCGCTGTCTGCGGGCGGGTCTGCCCGCAAGAGGAGCAGTGCGAATCGACCTGCGTACTGATCAAGAAAGGCGGGCAGATAGCGATCGGCAGACTGGAACGCTTCGTGGCCGACTGGGAAGCGACCCAGAAAGAGCCGGAGATACCGGATATTCCCGCTCCAACCGGGAAAAAAGTGGCCGTGGTCGGCGGCGGGCCGGCCGGGCTGACCGTAGCCGGCGACCTCGTCAAACTGGGACATAAGATCACTATTTTCGAAGCTCTCCATATGCTGGGCGGAGTGCTGACTTATGGCATCCCGGAATTCCGTCTTCCCAAAGTCATTGTCAATCGCGAGGTCGATTATCTGCAGAAATTGGGCGTGGAGCTGGTTCCCGATTTTGTGGTCGGAAAAACCAAAACCATGGACAGCCTCCTCAAAGAATATGATGCCGTCTTTGTCGGTTCGGGGGCGGGCCTTCCGTGGTTTATGGATATTCCCGGCGAGAATTTGAACGGCGTTTACTCAGCCAACGAATATCTGACCCGCATGAACCTGATGAAAGGGTTTCTGTTCCCCGCTTATAATACGCCGGTCAAGAAGCACAGGCGGGTGGCGGTGGTCGGCGGCGGAAATGTTGCCATGGACTGCGCCCGCACGGCGCTCCGACTGGGCGCCGAATCCCGAATCATTTACCGCCGTTCGCGTCAGGAGATGCCGGCGCGTCTCGAGGAGATCGAAAACGCCGAGGAAGAGGGCGTGATATTCGATTATTTGACCCTGCCTATCCGCTATATCGGCGACTCGAACGGCTGGGTGCGGCAGATGGAATTCCTGAGAATGGAGCTGGGTGAGCCGGATGCTTCGGGAAGACGCTCGCCGATACCGATTAAAGGCTCCGAGACCATTGTCGAGGTCGATGCCGTAGTTTGCGCCATCGGCAACAGCCCCAATCCACTGATTGCGGCCGCAACGCCGGCCTTGCAGGTCGGGAAAAAGGGAAATATCGTGGCCGATGAAGCCACCGGCAAAACCTCCATGGACCGGGTTTGGGCCGGAGGTGATGTGGTCACCGGTGCCGCCACGGTGATTCTGGCGATGGGCGCCGGACGCAAAGCCGCCCGCTCGATGCACGAATATCTCTCCTCCATATAG
- a CDS encoding sulfide/dihydroorotate dehydrogenase-like FAD/NAD-binding protein has translation MFKLISNEMIVPNIHQIVVEAPAVAAQIQPGQFVIVRADDDGERIPLSVSDWDAEKGTLTIIFMEVGGTTGKLAALKAGMTIPTVVGPLGNATEIGEFGSVLCLAGCYGIGSIYPIARALKEKGNKVTTVVEARSSYLVYWEEKFRKVSDKLIFITRDGTKGFKGHAVRIPEIMKAADIAIDRVIINGCTFLMKRGSDMSRPYGIKTIVSLNPIMIDGTGMCGVCRVSVGGKTKFACVDGPDFDGHQVDWAELLQRRKTYMNEEVIMLSSSRCEEHSIRVQEKVL, from the coding sequence ATGTTTAAGCTGATATCAAATGAGATGATCGTGCCTAATATCCACCAGATAGTGGTGGAGGCCCCGGCCGTGGCCGCCCAGATTCAGCCGGGACAGTTTGTGATTGTTCGGGCCGATGACGACGGCGAGAGGATTCCTCTTTCTGTTTCCGATTGGGACGCCGAAAAGGGGACTCTGACTATTATCTTTATGGAGGTGGGCGGTACTACCGGCAAGTTGGCCGCCCTCAAAGCCGGTATGACTATCCCTACCGTGGTCGGACCGCTGGGTAATGCGACCGAGATCGGGGAATTTGGTTCTGTGCTTTGCCTGGCCGGATGCTACGGTATCGGCAGTATCTATCCTATCGCTCGCGCTCTGAAAGAAAAAGGGAACAAGGTCACCACGGTTGTTGAAGCCCGGAGTTCTTACCTGGTTTACTGGGAAGAGAAATTCCGAAAGGTTTCCGACAAATTGATTTTCATCACCCGTGACGGCACCAAAGGATTCAAAGGTCATGCCGTGCGGATACCGGAAATAATGAAAGCCGCCGATATTGCCATAGACCGGGTCATTATCAACGGGTGTACTTTTCTCATGAAACGTGGGTCCGATATGAGCCGGCCCTACGGCATCAAAACCATTGTCAGCCTGAATCCGATCATGATTGACGGAACCGGGATGTGCGGTGTCTGCCGGGTCTCGGTCGGAGGCAAAACCAAGTTTGCCTGTGTGGACGGCCCCGATTTTGACGGCCACCAGGTCGATTGGGCCGAACTGCTGCAGCGCCGCAAAACATATATGAATGAAGAAGTCATCATGCTCTCCTCGAGCCGATGCGAAGAACATAGTATTAGAGTACAGGAAAAAGTCCTATGA